Proteins encoded together in one Camelus dromedarius isolate mCamDro1 chromosome 11, mCamDro1.pat, whole genome shotgun sequence window:
- the ENDOU gene encoding uridylate-specific endoribonuclease: MRACVPLLVAMLCGLAWADRTESCASRCYEKFDRDAACQCDRRCPQHGDCCEDYEYLCIAEEDSEEPERFLELEEETEGAPVGNLYSAPNSCQGRCQEAFHKHHPCHCNARCQEFGNCCEDFESLCGHEGFSRSSDAITKEELQGISEKIYRADTNKAQKEDIVLNSQKCISPSETRDQVDCSPEPLFTYVNEKLFSKPTYAAFINLLNNYQRDTGRGEHFTAQQLAEQDTFLREVMKTAVMKELYGFLHQQNRYSSEREFVSDLKNMWFGLYSRGSEEGDSSGFEHVFSGEVKKGKVTGFHNWIRFYTQEKAGLVDYYSHIYDGPWDSYPDVLAMQFSWDGYYKQVGSAFIGSSPEFEFALYSLCFIARPGKVCQLSLGGHPLAIQTYTWEKSTYGNGKKYIATAYVVSSTQ; encoded by the exons ATGAGGGCCTGTGTACCCCTGCTAGTGGCCATGCtctgtggcctggcctgggctg ACAGAACGGAATCATGCGCATCTCGCTGTTATGAGAAATTTGACCGGGACGCTGCCTGCCAGTGTGACCGCCGGTGTCCCCAGCACGGGGACTGCTGTGAAGACTATGAGTACCTGTGTATCG CTGAAGAGGACTCCGAAGAGCCAGAGCGATTCTTGGAGCTGGAGGAAGAGACGGAGGGGGCCCCCGTGGGCA ACTTGTACTCGGCACCCAACTCCTGCCAGGGCCGCTGCCAGGAGGCCTTCCACAAGCACCACCCGTGCCACTGCAATGCCCGCTGCCAAGAGTTTGGGAACTGCTGTGAGGACTTCGAGAGCCTATGTGGCCACG AGGGCTTCTCCCGCAGCAGTGATGCCATAACCAAGGAGGAGCTGCAGGGCATCTCTGAGAAGATCTACAGGGCAGATACCAACAAAGCCCAGAAGGAAGACATCGTTCTCAACAGCCAGAAATGTATCTCGCCCTCAGAGACCAGAGACCAAGTGGACTGCTCCCCAGAGCC GCTCTTCACATACGTCAATGAGAAGCTCTTCTCCAAGCCAACCTATGCAGCCTTCATCAACCTCCTCAACAACTACCAGCGGGACACGGGCCGCGGGGAGCACTTCACAGCCCAGCAGCTGGCCGAGCAGGACACCTTCCTCAGAGAGGTCATGAAGACGGCTGTCATGAAGGAGCTGTATGGCTTTCTCCATCAGCAGA ACCGCTACAGCTCGGAACGAGAGTTTGTCAGCGACTTGAAGAACATGTGGTTTGGGCTGTATTCAAGAGGCAGTGAAGAGGGGGACTCAAGTGGCTTTGAACACGTCTTCTCAG GAGAAGTCAAAAAAGGCAAGGTCACTGGCTTCCATAATTGGATCCGCTTTTACACACAGGAGAAGGCAGGCCTGGTTGACTATTACAGCCACATCTATGACGGGCCT TGGGATTCTTACCCCGATGTGCTGGCCATGCAGTTCAGCTGGGACGGCTACTACAAGCAAGTGGGCTCAGCTTTCATCGGCAGCAGCCCTGAGTTTGAGTTTGCGCTCTACTCCCTGTGCTTCATCGCCAGGCCAGGCAAAGT GTGCCAATTAAGCCTGGGCGGACATCCCTTGGCCATCCAGACCTACACCTGGGAGAAGTCAACCTATGGGAACGGCAAGAAGTACATCGCCACAGCCTACGTGGTGTCCTCCACCCAATAG